One window of the Colletotrichum destructivum chromosome 6, complete sequence genome contains the following:
- a CDS encoding Putative Gti1/Pac2 family protein, with the protein METYHGFVRTPADAIKLFEACRLGLLPRVQRRLSEKERQSIRSGSVFVWDEREAGMRRWTDGKSWSASRVSGSFLTYREMEGKRGSGFGGGRRGAGKTPDSGRGSDEDQEDGEPEGYRYKADGLMKQSFSITTSTGQHLHLISYYSRPHPGSPELQQPSTDPQLRHITPMKGMYPESSLHESNPTPALTRGPMLQQTPYMAQQQQQQQQQQQQHHQQPMPPQAYPPQYAQQQGYSWPPSPVATPPYSHYTTSPYPPQQHQQPPQHQLPPPQPPSHPSAQPPHYAHPPPPPPPHAHAHAHAHTHAPHHLSPYDRAPLPPPTATPYAPQRQSPRLAHVQQPQHHSPRLASIQQPRASESPRISHLQAQAAQAAQAVMDPRLGPRNNSNTLPGINAVSSAPSTSHPLTHTPPNRTLSVSPPRSSHSEANGVVPMPNKASLSALLLHPTPSSSEASSANPNGINSANSSPRTGGALSGLPPPIDRPANMSHDVKALQALDRKFCI; encoded by the coding sequence ATGGAAACATACCACGGATTCGTGCGGacgcccgccgacgccatcaagctTTTCGAGGCCTGCCGACTCGGCCTTCTGCCTCGCGTCCAGCGCAGACTGTCGGAGAAGGAACGCCAATCTATCCGGTCGGGCTCGGTCTTTGTATGGGACGAGCGGGAAGCGGGCATGCGGAGGTGGACCGATGGAAAGTCATGGAGCGCCAGCAGAGTGTCGGGGAGCTTCCTGACATATCGCGAGATGGAGGGCAAGCGAGGCAGCGGCTTTGGAGGCGGCAgacgcggcgccggcaagacgCCCGACTCGGGTCGCGGTAGCGACGAAGAccaggaagacggcgagccTGAGGGCTACAGATACAAGGCCGACGGCCTCATGAAGCAGTCCTTCAGCATCACCACCTCGACCGGCCAGCACCTCCACCTCATCTCATACTACTCGAGGCCGCACCCGGGGTCGCCGGAGCTCCAACAACCCAGCACCGACCCCCAGCTCAGACACATCACGCCGATGAAGGGCATGTATCCGGAGTCGAGCCTGCACGAGAGCAACCCCACGCCCGCCCTGACGAGAGGACCGATGCTGCAGCAGACTCCCTACATggcacaacagcagcagcagcagcagcaacagcagcagcaacatcaccaacagcCCATGCCGCCGCAGGCCTACCCTCCTCAGTAcgcccagcagcagggcTACTCGTGGCCTCCCTCACCCGTTGCTACTCCGCCTTACAGCCACTACACCACCTCTCCCTACCCGCctcagcagcaccagcaacctcctcaacaccagctgccgcctcctcaacctccttCCCACCCGTCCGCTCAACCTCCTCACTACgcccacccgccgccgcctccacctcctcATGCTCATGCCCATGCGCATGCCCATACTCATGCTCCCCACCACCTCTCCCCCTATGACCGGGCAcctttgccgccgccgacggcgacaccCTACGCACCCCAACGCCAGTCTccccgcctcgcccacgtccagcagccgcagcacCACTCGCCTCGTCTCGCGTCGATCCAACAGCCGCGTGCCTCGGAGTCTCCCCGTATCTCCCACctgcaggcccaggccgcGCAGGCTGCCCAGGCCGTTATGGACCCGAGATTGGGCCCtcgcaacaacagcaacacgCTGCCCGGCATCAACGCCGTCTCGAGCGCTCCCTCGACCAGCCACCCGCTCACGCATACCCCGCCCAACCGCACCCTgtccgtctcgccgccgaggagctctCACTCGGAGGCGAACGGCGTCGTGCCTATGCCGAACAAGGCCAGCCTCTCGGCGTTGCTGCTGCACCCGACCCCCTCCAGCTCGGAGGCCAGCAGCGCGAACCCCAACGGCATCAACAGCGCAAACAGCTCGCCGCggaccggcggcgccctcaGCGGGCTACCGCCGCCCATCGATCGTCCGGCCAACATGAGCCACGACGTCAAGGCGCTACAGGCCCTAGACCGCAAGTTCTGCATCTAA